TGGCCGGGCGCTGGCTTCGGCGAGACAGGACACCGCGTCCCAGGGCAGGTGGCGTTTGTCCTGACTGCCGAATCGGCGGGAGAACCCCGCAGCCAGGAGAATGCCCACGGGCTCGGGCTGTCGTTCGGCGACTCGATCGGTGGTCATCAACGTACTACGGCCCCGAGCTCAGGGTGCTCGTGACGCCACAGAGGCAGGATGCCGCGTAGCTGCCTGGGCTTCTTCCGACAGAGCGACACCGTCGTGATGCCCCTCATCGAACGATCCGGCTGCACGCCGCGCCGCCACGAGTTCGGCCGCGATGGAAACGGCGATCTCCGCCGGGGTGTGGCTGCCGATATCCAGGCCCGCCGGGGCCATCAGCCGACGGGTATCGAGGCCCAGGGACTGCAAGCGTTCGCGCCGCGCTTCACTCGTGCGCAAAGAGCCCATGGCCGCGATGTAGAAAGCAGGGCGCTCGAGGGCAACCATCAGCCCGAGATCGTCCTGACGCGGGTCGTGCGCCAGCGCCACCACGGCCGTCCTGCGATCGAGGGGCAAGTCCTCGGCCACGACGTCCGGGCTACCGGGCACCAGAGAGACGGCATCAGCCAGATCGGGGAACTGATGCCGCCAGTCGCGAACAACCTCCGGCCGGCCGTCGCAGAGCGTGACGTCGAACTCCAGTGCCAGGGCGATACGGACCAAATGACCGGCAACCGGCCCCGCACCAATCAATAGTAGCCGCCAGGCCGGGCCGAAGGCGCAGGTGAAGGTATCGTCGGTCAGCAGGACCGCCTGATGACCGGGTTGCCAGCGCACGCTCCCCGTCCGCAGATCAAGCAGGCGGGTAACCGATTCACGACGCGCCAGGGCCGCCAGAACCGGCGCCCACTGCGTCGCATCGATCAGTGACTCGACCACCAGCAGCAACGTCCCGCCGCAGGGCAGCCCCACGCGCTCGGCCTCGGCCCCACCGTAGCAGATCTGCTGAGGACGATCAGGCATCGGCACCGCGGCGAGGCGTCGGCGCAGGTCTTCCTCGACGCATCCGCCGGAAACCGAGCCGATCAACCGGGGATCGGCCGAATGAGGCGCGATGATCGCCAGCATCGAACCGGGCGGGCGCGGCGAGGAGCCCCAGGTCGCCGCGACCGTGACCAGCAGGACGACCTCGCCTGTCGCATGGGCTGCCAGCGCCGCCTCAACCACCACCCGGGAATCCGCATAGGTGGCCATGGCTAGAGTTGGATCGGCAGTTCGCGTTGCGGCTTTCCGGTGGCCGCCCGCAGGGCGTTGACCACGGCCGGCGCGATCGGCGGCAATCCCGGTTCGCCGATGCCGCCGATCGTATGCCCGGAATCGACACCAGAACCGACGATCGCCACCTCGACAGTCGGCATCTCGTCGATGCGCAGTGCGGGGTAGTCGTTGAAGTTCTGCTGCTGAACCCGGCCGTCCTTGAGGGTGATCTTGCCCGAGAGCGCGGCAGTCAGGCCATAGACGATGCCCGACTGCATCTGCGCCTCGATCCCGGCCGGGTTGACCGCGACGCCACAGTCGATGGCGCAGTACACCTTGTGCACGCGGGGCTTGCCGGATTCGATCGATACTTCCGCCACCTGGGCGCAATAACTGCCGAAGGCCTTGGCCACCGCAATCCCGTGATGATGCCCCTTCGGCAAGGTTTTCTTGCCCCAACCCGCCATTTCGGCCGCCTTTTCCAACACACCCAGGTAGCGCGGCTGGCCCTTGAGCAACTTGCGGCGGTATTCATAGGGATCATGCCCGCCGTGTGCGGCCAGCTCGTCAAGGAAACACTCGACCACGAAGGCGTTCTGCGAATGGCCGACCGAGCGCCAGAATCCGACCGGGACGCCCGGGTCGATCAGGGCGTAAGTCACCTCGAGATTGGGGATGCCGTAGGGCAGATCGGCCGCTCCCTCGACAGCCGAGGGGTCGATGCCGTCCTTCACGCGGGATGGCGCCACGCGCTGCCAGATCGAAGGCCCGGCGATGCGATGGACCCAGGTTTTCGGCATACCCTGCGCATCCAACTCAGCAGCCAGCTCGTTATAGGCGATCGGACGGTAGTAATCATGCTGCACGTCGTCGGGGCGGCTCCAGACCACCTTCACCGGGTGACCGTGCCGCTTGGCCAGCGTCACGGCCTCGGTCACGAAGTCCGCTTCGGAACGGCGACCGAACCCGCCCCCCAGAAACGTGGTGTGCACGGTGACTTTCGCGGCATCGACACCAGCCGCCTGGGCGGCGGCCTGTTGCGCCTTGCCCTGGGCCTGCGTCGGTGCCCACACGGTGACGCCCTGGTCGGTCACGGCGGCCGTACAGTTCATCGGTTCCATGCAGGTATGCGCCAGATACGGTGCCTGATAGACGGCACGGAACACCGACTTGCTGCCCGAAGCCGGCAGCGCCGCCGCCCCCTGCCCATGTTTGGTGGCCGTCCGCGCCTTGGCCTCGACGCCCTCGCGCAAGGCCTGGGTGATGCCTTCGCTGCTCAGGTCGGCCAGATGCCCCGGATCCCAGTCGATCTTGAGCTGCTGTCGCCCCTGCTCGGCCGTCCAGTAATCGCGCGCCAGCACGGCCACACCGTGAGGCAGGCCGATGACCTCGATAACGCCCTTCACCGCCTTGGCCGCAGCGGCGTCAAAGGATTTGACCGTACCGCCGAACACCGGACAACGCTCGATCACGGCGGTGCGCACATCCTCGGGTTGCGCGTCGATACCGAACCCCGCCTGGCCGTTGACCTTGATCGGCGTATCCAGCCGCGGGGTGGGCTTGCCGATGATCCGGAAGTCCTGCTCGGATTTGAGCATGACCGAACCGGGCACCGGCACGGAGGCCGCCGCCTCCGCCAAGTCGCCATATTGCGCGACCCGCCCGCTGGCCGGATGCACCACCCGCCCGGGTTCGGTGATCAACGAATTGGCGGACACGCCCCACTGCCTGGCCGCCGCCTGCAGCAGCATCTCCCGCGCCGTCGCGCCGACTTCACGCATTTTGGTGTAGAAACCGCGCACCGTCGCACTTCCGCCGGTGATCTGACCACCCAGCAGCGGGTTGGCGTAGGTCTGACTCGCCGGCGCAAACTCGGTGACGAATCGGCCCCATTCGGCATCCAGCTCCTCGGCGATCAGCATGGGCAGGACCGTCATGGCACCCTGTCCCATCTCCGAGGCAGACACCACGAGCGTGATCTGTCCGTCGGGCGCAATCCGCACCCAGGCATTGGGGACGAAATCCGGCTCGGTACTGGCGGACGCATCCGGCCCATTGGCATGTGCGCCCACCGCGTCCGCGGCACGCGTTTCTGCCAGCGTGGAAAAACCCAGCAACAGACCGCCGCCCGTGGCGATCCCGACCTTGAGGAAATCGCGACGGGAAATCATGACTGCACCTCCGTCGCTTCCTGCGCCAATCCGCTGTCGACCGCCGCCCCAGCGTTCAGGGCCATGTTCTGATTCGGATTCCCGGCCGCCCGCAGAATGGCGGACTTGATCCGGTTGTAGGTTCCACAGCGGCAGATATTGCCCGCCATGGCCTGGTCGATCTGCGCATCTGATGGGTTGGGCATCTCGGCGAGCAGGGCGGCCGCCTGCATGATCTGCCCCGACTGACAGTAGCCGCACTGGGGGACGTCCTCGGCGATCCAGGCCAGTTGCACCGGATGATCGGATACGGCGGAGAGCCCCTCGATGGTGGTGACCCGCTTGCCCTTCGCACTCGCGATCGGGGTCACGCAGGATCGAACGGCCTTGCCGTCGAGATGCACGGTACAGGCGCCGCAGAGGCCGGCACCACAACCGAACTTGGTGCCGGTCAGACCCAGATAGTCACGCAAGGCCCAGAGCAAGGGCATCTGCTCGGACACGTCCAATTGCAGTTTTCGATCATTTACCGTCAACTCGATCACATCGCACGCTCCCGCTGCGGCATCTGGCAGCATCTGATTCAAGGAATGGAACATGGCACGGCGGGGACAGCAGGGCGCCAACGGCCGCTTCGCCATGAGGAATTTATCCTCAAGCGTAGACGCCGGCCATCGACCTGCAAGGTGTTTTTCAGGAAATACCGCCCCTCGGTGACCGGCACAACGCCGGGGCATCACATCTTGGCTGGCCACCGCCGCACCGGGACGATACCTCGGGAACTGGCTAGGCGTCGCGCCCCGGCAGGTTGCGGGCGAGCACGCGGATATCTTCGTATGCGCCCCGGATGCATGCATGCCGTCGCAGCATGCCTTCCTCCGTCATGCCGCATTTTTCCATGACCCGGGCCGACGCCGGGTTGCGGGCAAAACATTGCCCGACGAAACGGGTGATCTGCCATTCGGCCTCGGCATACGCCATCAAGGCCTGAACGGCCTCGGTGCAAAATCCCCGCCCCCAGAAATCGACGCCCACCCAATAGCCCAACGCCGCGCGACGATGGGCGGGACGAATATCGATCAGGCTCACCGCACCCATCAACCGGCCCGTATGGCCATCCGTCATGGCGAGGGTGAGGGCCTGGCCGGCCTGGAAAGCCGGTTCATGACCCGCAATCCAATCGACGGCCGCACCATCGGGATACGGGTGGGGAATATGGCTCGTGGTTTCGGCGACTTGCCGAAGCCCCGCCAATTGCTGCACCCGCGGCGCATCTGCGACATGAAAGGGTCTCAGGACGAGGCGCGTACTTTCCAGGATCGGCATCGGCATGGGCTATCTCTTTGGCGGTCGTCGCAAGCTCGGGCGGAATCTTGGAGAAGAGCCGCCCACTTGACTGTTCAAGCGGTCAGGGGCAACGGAGTTCGGTCGATCGTGACACACGACCATGACGAAAGTCTGAACGAAACCATGGCGCACGGTAATCTTTACGCCGTGCGCCCGAATCAATGCCTGGCGACTTCCCGATCGATCATCCGATGCGACCACAAACCGCCAAACGGAATCAGTGCAGCCAGAAAGACCAACCCGCCCCTGGCCGGAGTCATCTGCCCCGCCACGATCGTCGACAGAAGGGTGCCCAGCATCCAGAGAAACAGCAAGCCATGAATGGGGCCAACGATCTCGACGGCCAAAGGCAATCCGGCCAGGTGCTTGAGCGGTACGGCGATCAGGATCAGAGCGATCAGTGAGCTGCCTTCGACAAGCGCCATCCTGCTCAAATGTCGTAACAACCGTGGCGATCGGCGCCCCTGCACTCGACCTGAGGCCACGACAGGCAAAGGATTTTGTTCAAGGGACATGTTGATGCTCCAGAATCAGAATGCAATTTCCGGCAGAAATCCATGGAATCAATCGGGCGGTCACGCACAAGACAAAACCCCCGGCAAGCCGGGGGTTTCTGATGTCATATCCTGCGGTGGCGATTAGATGCTGTAGTACAGCTCGTATTCGACCGGGTGCGGCAGCTGGCGCAGACGCTGGACTTCACCACGCTTCAGCTCCAGGTAGGCATCGATCAGGTCGTCGCTGAACACGTCGCCGCGCTTGAGGAACTCGCGGTCGGCGTCCAGAGCGTCCAGAGCCTGATCCAGGGAGAACGCCACTTCCGGAATGTTCTTCTCTTCTTCCGGCGGCAGATCGTAGAGGTTCTTGCTGGCCGCTTCGCCCGGATGGATCTTGTTCTGGATACCGTCGATACCGGCCATCAGCATGGCGGAGAACGCCAGGTACGGGTTGGCCGTGGAATCCGGGAAACGCAGCTCGATGCGGCGCGCCTTCGGGTTGGACACGAAGGGAATACGGATCGAGGCGGAACGGTTACGGGCGGAGTAGGCCAGCTTGACCGGCGCTTCGAAATGCGGGACCAGACGCTTGTAGCTGTTGGTGGACGCGTTGCAGAACGCGTTCAGGGCACGGGCGTGCTTGATGATGCCGCCGATGTAGTAGATCGCCATTTCGGACAGACCGGCGTAGCCGTCGCCGGAGAACAGGTTCTTGCCATCCTTGCCCATGGACTGGTGCACGTGCATGCCAGAACCGTTGTCGCCGTACATCGGCTTCGGCATGAAGGTCGCGGTCTTGCCGTAGCTGTGCGCCACGTTGTGAATCACGTACTTCAGGGTCTGGACTTCGTCCGCCTTCTTCACCAGGGTGTTGAACGCCACGCCGATTTCGCACTGACCGGCTGTCGCGACTTCGTGGTGGTGGACTTCAACGGTCATGCCCATGTCTTCGAGGACGAGGCACATGGTCTGACGCAGGTCGTGCAGCGAGTCGACGGGAGGAACCGGGAAGTAGCCGCCCTTGACGGTCGGACGGTGACCCATGTTGCCTTCCTCGTACTCGGCGCCGGCATTCCAGGCCGCTTCCTTGGAGTCGATCTTGACGAACGAGCCGGACATGTCCGTGCCCCAACGGATGTCGTCGAAGACGAAGAATTCATTTTCCGGACCGAAGTAGGCGACGTCGGCCAGACCGGAAGCCTGGATGTAGGCTTCGGCGCGCTTGGCGACGGAACGCGGGTCACGGGTGTAGCCCTGCATGGTGTCCGGCTCGATGACGTCACAGACCAGGATCATGGTGGGTTCTTCGGAGAAGGGGTCCATCAGTGCCGTGCTGGCATCGGGCATCAGGATCATGTCGGAGGCGTTGATCCCTTTCCAGCCGGAAATGGAAGAACCGTCGAACATGATGCCGGCCTCGAAACTGTCTTCGTCCACGCGGCTGGCGGGGTAGGTGACGTGCTGCTGCTTGCCACGAGTATCGGTGAAACGGAAGTCAACGAACTTGACTCCATTCTCTTCCATCATTTTCATCGCATGACTAACGGACATGAATTCCTCCAGGGACTTTTTTATCAAAACGGGGCAGTCACAGATGACGGCGGACGCAGTACAGACTGCCTGCCGCGCATCATCGAACCAAATCGCACAATACGCAATAAAAGCACGAATCGTGCCGAAAAAAACACCCAACAGGGCGCGGCATCAAGCCGCGCGGCCAAAACCGCCCTGTTTTTAGGCGGTTACCCTGACAACCGAATGACGGAGAATTTCCGCATTTTGGTTCATCGAATGATGGGGTCATCCAAAATGCCCCTCAAAATGCACCGATTTGGCGCACAAGGCCGTCTTCGCGCCCCAAAAAAGCGCCGCGCACCGACCCGTCAAGGCTGCGGCACCGAGCCAGGTCGGCCTGGTTCAACCAGATGACAGCACCGTCCGCGTCACCACATCCAGCGGCAGGATCAGGCAGGCAACCAGACCCTTGGGACGGCGCAGCGGTGCCGGTTCGGGATGCTTCCCGACCGGATAGAGAACCAGGCGCCAGTGCTGCGATTCGGCCAGCGCACTCGCCAGGCTCAACCCCAAACCATAGCCGGAGTCGCCACCGCGGGCCGCGTCCTTGCGCGCGAACGGCGCCATCAGCTGCTCGATTTCCGCTTCGGTCAATCCCTCGCCCTGGTCCTCGACGCACAAAACGAGTGCGTCCGTCTGAACCACCAGACGCAGTACCACGGGTGGCGCCCCATAGCGATGCGCGTTATCGATCAGATTGTCGAGAATTCGCTGCAAGGCCATCGGCGCGATATCGGCCTGGGGCGCCTGTCTCGGCAGCATCAGCTGAAGCAGGATACCCCGCTGTCGGGCGCTGTCGGCCAGATTTTCCAACCAGGGCTTCAGGTCGACGCGCTCCGTGGACGCCTGGTTGACACCCCGGGCGATCAGCAGGACCTCGGCGATCAGGCGATTCATCCGACCGATGTCGTCCTGCATCTGATCGTGCAGCTCTGGTTCGAGGCTATCCTGGGCCAGCGCCAGACTGAGGCTCAGGCGCGTCAGCGGCGTGCGCAGGTCATGAGAAATCCCTGCCAGGAGGATGGTCCGACTCTCCAGCAGCTGCTTGACCTCGGCGGTACGCCGGTTCACTGCATCGATCAGCACCCGCGTTTCCTTCGGCCCCGTAAGGGGCAACGGCGCATCGGGCAATCCCCGACTGACCTGTTCGGCCAACTGACTGACGGGACGCGTGAGACGACGCGTCAGCCACAACCCCACGATCAGGGTGATCAGGATGCCGGAAACGAGAATGATGGCGAGCGTGAACGGAATCTTGTAGCCCACGCGCTCGCGGGAAAACTCGAACTTGAGCACGTCGTCGGCGATGGGCAATTCCAGCCAGTAGCCCGCACCGCGGGGCAATTCGCCGATATAGATGCACTCCCCGGTTTGCGGGTCGATCGTGCCGGCTGGGCACTGATGGAATCGTTGCACCACGGCGTCGTGCAGGAAGCGCACATAGGGCAGATGGGCGCTGTGCAGGCGATTCAACTTGGGGATTTCCTCGATGGAGATGCCGTGCTGGGACTTGAGTTCGGCCGCCAGTAGCGGCTGGACGTTATGCGGCAGTTCGACCCAGGTCTGGGCGGACAGGATGATCAGGGCGGCCAGATCGTCTGCCGACCGTTTCGCCATCGGCACCATGACGAACCAGGTGACCGCCGCCAGCGCGAACACCAGAATCACGCTGATGGAACCGATCAGCGCGAGTGCTGTGCTGGAAAACATGCTCCAGCCCTGCCCGTCGGGTCGCCGGCGCATCAGCCTTCCTCCATCTGATCGGACACGCGCGGCATACGCCCGGCGGGCACGAACAGGTACCCTTCGCCCCAGATGGTGACCAGGTAGCGGGGGTCGGTCGGGTTTTCCTCGATCTTCCGCCGCAGACGCGTCACGCGCACATCGATGCTGCGGTCGAACGCGGAGCGCTCATAGCCCTTGAGATGATCCATGATCTGATCGCGGCTGATCACCCGATTCGGTCGCTCCAGGAAAAATGCCAGCAATTGCCATTCCCCCCGGGTCAGATCCAGCAACTTGTCGTGCAGAAAGGCCTGATGCATGGGCGCATCGATCGAGAAATCGCCCACGTACTGCCGGTTGTCCGCCCGGGGGGGCGACTTGGCGGATGGATCGATCGCCGGTCCGCCCCGACGGAGTACCGCTCGGATTCGGGCGATCAGTTCGCGCGGATTGAACGGTTTGGGCAGATAGTCGTCTGCGCCGATCTCCAAACCGACGATCCGATCCACGTCCTCGCCGCGCGCGGAAAGGATGATCAGGGGCGGCCGATTCATCGGGTCGAGACGGCGGGCGATCGACAGGCCATCCTCCCCCGGGAGCATGATGTCCAGCACAATCAGGTCGATGGACTGACCGGAAGCCATCACGGCATCGAACGCGCGGCTGTCGCCGGCGATCACCACCGCGAAGCCCTGCTCGCGCAGATAGCGGCTGAGCAGCGTCTGAATCCCGGGATCGTCGTCCACGACCAGGATTACCGGGCTATCGATCTGGGTTGTGGGTTCTGAGGCCTCGGCCATCGTCATGGGTGTCGCCATCAATGGGGAACGTTCAGGCAGTGTCACCAAGCCGAAGTCGGGCGTCAATCACCAGGACACGCCTGTAACACAATGAAACATGCTTGCAATAACCCGGCACGACCCAGCGGCTATTCTCGATGTCAGAATGGCCGAGCGCAGACGCATCCAGGCTCAAAACCGCCACCACGACGGTGGCCTTGATCCGCCCGACATAAAGACGAACCGCAGGAACCGCCGATGACGAGAATCATGCCCTCCCCCACCGCCTTGCCCCGCCTGCGCGCCTACAAACCCATACTTGCCGCGATCCTGCTCGGGCTCCTGGGCGCCGCAGCAGTGCCCGTTCAGGCAGAAAATCTGGCACCGCTGAATGCCCAGACTGCCATGCCGCCCGCAACGGCATCCGACTGGCAGGGGATTCTCGCACGGGCAGAGCGACGTCTGGACATGAACCTCGTCACGGAGGCGGATCTGGCCCGTGTCCGAGCGGAACGGTCACGGGCCAACGGCTGGCTGGCCGGCGCGCCGGTGATCGATGGTCTCTATCGCGACGACCGTCCGATGACGAACCGCGGTGAAGGGGAAATGCAGCTGGACATGCGACTGCCCCTTCGTCGCTTCGACCAGACCGGTGCCTGGCAGCGTCTGAGCGAACAGGCCGCACTGAACGCGAAAAGTCGCGAAGCGGCCACCCGCCTGGAACTGCTCGGCACGCTGCGTCAACTGGCCTGGGATTGGCGTCGCGCCGAAACCACGCTCAAGACCGCCGAGCAGCAGGCGACCATCATGCGACGCAACCTCGACGTGGTGACGCATCAGGTCAAACTCGGCGAGGCGGCGGAGGTCGATAAGCTGACGGTGGAAAGCAGCCTGCTTTCCGCCGAGGACGCCGTGCACCAGGCGCGCATCCAGTTCCAAAACGCCCAGAGCCGGTGGCAGTCGATCAGCGGTAGCCCGACTCTGCCGACGGATCTCGGCGCCCCCGAAAAAACCCCGATACCCACGACCCCCGTCACGGCGGAAAGCCTGTTCCAGACGCACCCGATTCTGCGCCGCATGGCCAGCGAAATCGGCCTGGACACGGCAAAAATCGACGCGGAACGCGCAGCCGGTGCCGGCGCACCGGAACTCGGCTTCGGCATCAAGCGCGATCGCGGCGATCGCGGCACGCCCTGGGACAACAGCCTGCTGGTAACCCTGAGCCTGCCCATCGGCGGTCAGGCCTATCGCAATCCGGCCCTGGCGGAAATGGCGCAGCAAAAGGCGCAGGCGCAGGTCGCGCTGATGCGTACGGCACATCAGATTCAGGGTGACGTCACCGCCTATCAGCAGCGCGTGGCCGAATGGCCGACCCGCATCGCCCAGCTGGATCGACGGGCGGCACTCACCGAAAAGACGCTGAAACTCAAGGAAAAGGCATTGCGACTGGGCGAACTCGACTGGAGCCGCCTGATGTACTTCGAACAGGAAGCCGCCAGCGCACGCCTGCAGGCAAACCTGGCCCACATCGACTACCGCGCCGACCAGAGCAGTCTCAAGCAATCCCTCGGCCTGATGCCCGGCACGAGCCAGACCACCGAAAAGCCCGGCGACAAGAACACCCCACAGAAATCAACAAGCTCCGAAACGAAAGGAATGACGCCATGACGACGCGCCCGATCCGCACCCCCGCCCTGCTCCCCCTGCCGACTTCACGGCGCCATTCCCGGATGCTGGCGCTCGCAGGCCTTTCGCTCCTGGCCGGCATGACCCTGTTACCCAACGTCGGATTTTCGGCCGAGTCAGGCCAACCTCAGCCGATTGCCATTCCCGAAGCCATGCGGCCCAACATGGACATCACGAGCGAGCCGCTGCATTTCGGCAAGTCGCTGCCGGTGACCCAGGGCATCGTGCACATCGCCGCTTCGTCCAGCGGACAGAGCCAGGAAATGGCCAGTGCGGCAGTTTCTGCGCCCATCGCCGGAAAGGTGGTCGGCGATCTCCCGCAACTGGGACAAAGCGTCAAGGCTGGCGAAGCGCTCGTCACCCTCATCAGTCCGCAACTCGCTCAGGATCAGGCCCAGTGGTCAATGGCCAATGCCCAGGCCGCCGTCGCCCGGCAGAGTCTGAACCGCGATCAAGCTCTCTACAAGAACGGCCTGATCGCGAAAAAACGCCTGGATGCCACACGGGCAGAGGCAGAAACGGCCGCCGCCGAACTGGCGGGCGCCACGGCACGGCTCCGGCTGGCCGGCGTCACGCATCCGGGACAGAACCTCAAATCCGATGCCGCCAAGCTGGTCGTCACGGCCCCGATCGGCGGGGTGGTGACCCAGCGCAGCGTCATCCCCGGAACCCGGGTCACCACGGGACAGCCCCTCCTGGAAATCACCGCGACCAATCAGCAATGGTGGCTGATGCCCGTGCCGCCGGCATTGGCCCCCACCCCGGGCACGCAGGCGTCGCTGAAGATCGATGGCTGTCCGGAAGCGGCCCCCGTCCGTCTGATCGACCTGACCGTCGACCCGCACAGCCAGATGATCACCCTGCGCGCCCAGCCCAAAACCGCCTGCCCGGCGCTTCGACCCGGCCAGATCGGCACGGCGACGCTCTGGATCACCTCGGCGCAGTCATACGCATCCGTGCCGATTACCGCCCTGACCGAGCTGGACGACAGCACCCATGTCTTCGTCCAACGGGGTGATCAATACCTGCCCATTCCGGTCTCGCTCCATGGCGAAGGTGATGGTCAGGCGTTCGTGACCGGACCCTTCCAGGCGGAGGACCGTGTGGTGACCCAGGGCATGAGTCGTCTTAAGGCGCTCGGCGAAGGCATGGGGGCGCAATAACATGCTGCAACGACTCATCGCCTTTTCCCTCACCCAACGCCTGATGGTGCTGATCGCCGCGCTGGTCGTCGGCGCCTTCGGGTGGCGGGCGTTTTCCACGATTCCGATCGACGCCTACCCCGACATCGCACCGATCCAGATCCAGATCATCCTCAAGGCCCCCGGCATGACGCCCACGGCCGTGGAGCAACGCATCACGGCGCCGCTGGAAAATGCCCTGCTGGGGATCCCCAAGCAGACGATGATGCGCTCGACGGTGAAGTACGGCATTTCGATCACCACCATCGACTTCGCCGAAGG
The Halothiobacillus diazotrophicus DNA segment above includes these coding regions:
- a CDS encoding TolC family protein, producing the protein MTRIMPSPTALPRLRAYKPILAAILLGLLGAAAVPVQAENLAPLNAQTAMPPATASDWQGILARAERRLDMNLVTEADLARVRAERSRANGWLAGAPVIDGLYRDDRPMTNRGEGEMQLDMRLPLRRFDQTGAWQRLSEQAALNAKSREAATRLELLGTLRQLAWDWRRAETTLKTAEQQATIMRRNLDVVTHQVKLGEAAEVDKLTVESSLLSAEDAVHQARIQFQNAQSRWQSISGSPTLPTDLGAPEKTPIPTTPVTAESLFQTHPILRRMASEIGLDTAKIDAERAAGAGAPELGFGIKRDRGDRGTPWDNSLLVTLSLPIGGQAYRNPALAEMAQQKAQAQVALMRTAHQIQGDVTAYQQRVAEWPTRIAQLDRRAALTEKTLKLKEKALRLGELDWSRLMYFEQEAASARLQANLAHIDYRADQSSLKQSLGLMPGTSQTTEKPGDKNTPQKSTSSETKGMTP
- a CDS encoding efflux RND transporter periplasmic adaptor subunit; this encodes MTTRPIRTPALLPLPTSRRHSRMLALAGLSLLAGMTLLPNVGFSAESGQPQPIAIPEAMRPNMDITSEPLHFGKSLPVTQGIVHIAASSSGQSQEMASAAVSAPIAGKVVGDLPQLGQSVKAGEALVTLISPQLAQDQAQWSMANAQAAVARQSLNRDQALYKNGLIAKKRLDATRAEAETAAAELAGATARLRLAGVTHPGQNLKSDAAKLVVTAPIGGVVTQRSVIPGTRVTTGQPLLEITATNQQWWLMPVPPALAPTPGTQASLKIDGCPEAAPVRLIDLTVDPHSQMITLRAQPKTACPALRPGQIGTATLWITSAQSYASVPITALTELDDSTHVFVQRGDQYLPIPVSLHGEGDGQAFVTGPFQAEDRVVTQGMSRLKALGEGMGAQ